In Carya illinoinensis cultivar Pawnee chromosome 7, C.illinoinensisPawnee_v1, whole genome shotgun sequence, the following are encoded in one genomic region:
- the LOC122315018 gene encoding chaperone protein dnaJ 11, chloroplastic-like, with translation MLSAPCPTILTAPNFSAKRSARFRFAPPLAFAATPTESCSTTSYMATACTSLYEILGIHTGATYQEIKTAYRRLARTCHPDVVAVPARKDSSAGEFMRIHAAYSTLSDPDKRADYDRKLFRPHKPLTATSEFSGHSRRNWETDQCW, from the coding sequence ATGCTCTCTGCCCCTTGCCCTACAATTCTGACCGCTCCGAACTTCTCCGCAAAACGATCGGCACGTTTCAGATTCGCTCCGCCTCTCGCCTTCGCCGCCACTCCTACCGAAAGCTGTAGCACGACATCGTATATGGCCACCGCGTGCACCTCGCTGTACGAGATCCTCGGTATCCACACGGGTGCCACGTACCAGGAGATCAAGACGGCGTATCGGCGATTGGCGAGGACATGCCATCCTGACGTCGTGGCCGTCCCCGCTCGGAAGGACTCGTCCGCCGGCGAGTTCATGAGGATACACGCTGCGTACTCCACCCTATCGGACCCCGACAAGCGCGCAGATTACGATCGCAAGCTTTTCAGGCCGCACAAGCCTTTGACGGCGACTTCGGAGTTCTCCGGCCACTCCCGCAGGAACTGGGAGACGGACCAGTGCTGGTGA